The window TCGCCAAACACTTCGTCGACCCGGACTACAAGGCACTGGAAAACCAGACTGCCGCACTGGCCGAACTCGATCAGCAAAACCCTGGCTTCGCCCGCTGGCGCACGCGCAATACCCTGGCCCACAAGAAGCCGGGTTATGTTGCCGTGACCCTGTCCCTGAAGCCGACCGGCGTTGCACCGGGCGACATCACCGACAAGCAGCTCGACGCCGTGGCCGATCTGGCCGACCGCTACAGCTATGGTCAACTGCGCACTTCCCACGAGCAGAACATCATCCTGGCCGACGTCGAGCAGGACAAGCTCTTCACCCTGTGGGGCGAGCTGCGCGAGAAAGGTTTCGCCACGCCGAACATCGGCCTGCTGACCGACATCATCTGCTGCCCGGGCGGTGATTTCTGCTCCTTGGCCAACGCCAAGTCGATCCCGATCGCCGAATCGATCCAGCGCCGTTTCGACGACCTGGACTACCTGTTCGACATCGGCGAACTGGACCTGAACATCTCCGGTTGCATGAATGCCTGTGGTCACCACCACGTCGGCCACATCGGCATCCTCGGGGTGGACAAGAAAGGCGAAGAGTTCTATCAGGTGTCCCTCGGCGGCAGCGCCAGCCGTGACGCCAGCCTGGGCAAGATCCTCGGCCCGTCCTTTGCCCAGGAAGCCATGCCTGACGTGATCGAGAAGCTGATCGACGTGTACATCGAACAACGTACCGAAGACGAGCGTTTCATCGACACCTATCAGCGTATTGGCATCGACCTCTTCAAGGAGCGCGTCTATGCAGCGAATCATTAAGAACAACGAAGTCGTCGACGAAACCTGGCACCTGTTGCCCAAGGACTTCAACATCGACGAGATCAGCAACTGCGATGATCTCATCGTGCCGTTGCAACTGTGGCGCGAACACAGCCGCATGCTGTTGGCCCGCGATGGTGGCCTGGGCGTGTGGCTGGATGCCGATGAAGAAGCCGAAGAGATCGGTGAAGACGCAAACCAGTTCAAGGTGATCGCCCTGAACTTCCCGGCCTTCACCGACGGCCGCAACTACTCCAACGCCCGCCTGCTGCGTGACCGTTATGGTTTCAAAGGCGAACTGCGAGCGATTGGTGATGTGCTGCGTGACCAGTTGTTCTACATGCACCGCTGCGGCTTCGATGCGTTCGCGGTTCGCCCCGATAAAGACCCGTACGAAGCCCTGGAAGGTCTCAAGGACTTCTCGGTGACCTATCAGGCTGCCACCGACGAACCGCTGCCG of the Pseudomonas sp. MAG733B genome contains:
- a CDS encoding DUF934 domain-containing protein, giving the protein MQRIIKNNEVVDETWHLLPKDFNIDEISNCDDLIVPLQLWREHSRMLLARDGGLGVWLDADEEAEEIGEDANQFKVIALNFPAFTDGRNYSNARLLRDRYGFKGELRAIGDVLRDQLFYMHRCGFDAFAVRPDKDPYEALEGLKDFSVTYQAATDEPLPLFRRR